A genomic region of Pseudomonas abietaniphila contains the following coding sequences:
- a CDS encoding aldo/keto reductase translates to MKTLHDLHRPLGSLGITVSPLGLGTVKLGRDQGVKYPSGFTIPDDHEAQMLLKQARDLGINLIDTAPAYGRSEERLGPLLRGQRQDWVIVSKVGEEFEAGQSRHDFSAAHTRFSVERSLKRLETDFIDLVLVHSDGNDLHVLNECDVYQTLADLKREGKIRGFGFSGKTVEGGLLALQEGDCAMVTYNLNEHAEKPVLDYAAAHHKGILIKKALASGHVCLSPGVDPVQASFELLFEHPGVTGAIVGTINPLHLAHNVATAAEVIRRRA, encoded by the coding sequence ATGAAAACCCTGCACGATCTGCACCGACCGTTGGGCAGCCTGGGCATCACTGTTTCCCCCCTCGGGCTGGGGACGGTCAAGCTAGGCCGCGACCAGGGCGTCAAATACCCCAGCGGCTTCACGATCCCGGACGACCATGAAGCGCAGATGCTGCTCAAGCAGGCACGGGATCTGGGCATCAACCTGATCGACACCGCGCCCGCCTACGGTCGCAGCGAAGAGCGCCTGGGCCCGCTGTTGCGCGGCCAGCGTCAGGACTGGGTCATCGTCAGCAAGGTCGGCGAGGAGTTCGAAGCAGGACAGTCGCGCCACGACTTCAGCGCGGCTCACACGCGGTTCTCGGTGGAGCGCAGTCTCAAACGTCTGGAGACCGACTTCATCGATCTGGTGCTGGTGCATTCCGACGGCAACGACCTGCATGTCCTGAACGAATGTGATGTGTACCAAACGCTGGCCGACCTCAAACGCGAAGGCAAAATTCGTGGCTTCGGCTTTTCAGGTAAAACCGTCGAGGGCGGTCTGCTGGCGTTGCAGGAAGGCGATTGCGCGATGGTCACCTACAACCTCAATGAACACGCCGAAAAACCGGTCCTCGACTACGCTGCTGCACACCACAAAGGGATTTTGATCAAAAAAGCGTTGGCCAGCGGGCACGTTTGCCTGAGTCCCGGTGTCGATCCAGTGCAGGCCAGTTTCGAGCTGCTGTTTGAGCATCCTGGCGTCACCGGTGCTATCGTCGGGACCATCAATCCACTGCATCTGGCCCATAACGTGGCAACTGCCGCTGAAGTGATTCGCCGTCGAGCCTGA
- the waaA gene encoding lipid IV(A) 3-deoxy-D-manno-octulosonic acid transferase — translation MNRTLYTVLFHLGLPLIALRLWLRARKAPAYAQRIGERFARGLPPMQRGGIWVHAVSVGESIAAAPMIRALLARYPQLPITITCMTPTGSERIQSMFASEPRVQHCYLPYDFPWAAGRFLDHIQPKIGVIMETELWPNHIHQCAKRGIATVLANARLSERSARGYGRFAGLTRPMLAEMSLIAVQTETEAQRFRDLGARPECVTVTGSIKFDLTIDPQLLARAAQQREAWQTAQRPVWIAASTHAGEDEVILAAHRKLLESHSDALLILVPRHPERFNSVFELSQQQGFNSVRRSKAEAVVSETSVLVGDTMGELLFLYALADIAFVGGSLVPNGGHNLLEPAALDKPVLSGPHLFNFLEIAAMLRNAGALEEVSDAAGLAATVQRLIEQPEQAKTMADAGLAVMKANQGALQKLLDGIGRLIEA, via the coding sequence ATGAATAGAACCCTCTATACCGTCCTGTTTCACCTTGGCCTGCCCCTCATTGCGCTGCGTCTGTGGCTTCGTGCCCGCAAGGCGCCTGCTTACGCACAACGTATCGGCGAGCGTTTCGCCCGTGGGCTGCCACCGATGCAGCGTGGCGGCATCTGGGTCCACGCGGTCTCGGTGGGGGAGAGCATCGCGGCCGCGCCGATGATTCGGGCCTTGCTGGCGCGTTATCCACAGCTGCCGATCACCATCACCTGCATGACGCCCACTGGTTCGGAGCGCATCCAGTCGATGTTTGCCAGCGAGCCGCGCGTTCAGCACTGCTATCTGCCGTATGACTTTCCGTGGGCGGCGGGACGTTTTCTCGATCACATCCAGCCCAAAATCGGCGTCATCATGGAAACGGAACTGTGGCCGAATCACATTCATCAGTGTGCGAAACGTGGGATTGCGACAGTTCTCGCCAACGCGCGACTGTCAGAGCGTTCCGCGCGAGGTTATGGACGCTTCGCCGGGCTGACCCGGCCGATGCTGGCGGAAATGAGCCTGATCGCGGTGCAGACCGAAACCGAAGCACAGCGTTTCCGTGATCTGGGCGCGCGCCCAGAGTGCGTGACTGTGACAGGCTCGATCAAATTCGACCTGACCATCGACCCGCAATTGCTGGCGCGTGCAGCGCAGCAGCGTGAAGCGTGGCAGACCGCGCAACGTCCGGTCTGGATCGCGGCCAGCACCCATGCCGGAGAGGATGAAGTGATTCTCGCGGCCCATCGCAAGCTGTTGGAAAGTCATTCGGACGCGCTGCTGATCCTCGTGCCGCGTCATCCCGAGCGCTTCAACAGCGTGTTCGAATTGAGCCAGCAACAAGGCTTCAACAGCGTTCGCCGTTCGAAGGCGGAAGCCGTGGTCAGCGAAACCTCCGTGCTGGTGGGCGACACCATGGGTGAGCTGCTGTTTCTCTATGCGTTGGCCGACATCGCGTTCGTCGGCGGCAGCCTGGTGCCCAATGGTGGCCACAACCTGCTGGAGCCTGCCGCGCTGGATAAGCCTGTGCTGAGCGGCCCGCACCTGTTCAACTTCCTCGAAATCGCCGCGATGCTGCGCAATGCTGGCGCGTTGGAAGAGGTCAGTGATGCGGCAGGGTTGGCGGCCACGGTGCAGCGCCTGATCGAGCAGCCAGAACAAGCGAAGACCATGGCCGACGCCGGATTGGCCGTCATGAAGGCCAATCAGGGCGCGTTGCAGAAGTTGTTGGACGGAATCGGGCGGTTGATTGAAGCCTGA
- a CDS encoding DMT family transporter: MSAYYLLAIAICAEVIATVSMKAVKGLSTPLPLLLVIVGYAVAFWMLTLVVRSIPVGVAYAVWAGMGIVMVSIAALLIYGQKLDLPAIAGMGLIVAGVVVIQLFSKTAGH; this comes from the coding sequence ATGTCTGCCTACTACCTGCTCGCCATCGCCATCTGCGCTGAAGTCATCGCCACCGTTTCCATGAAAGCCGTTAAAGGCCTCAGCACGCCGCTGCCTTTGCTGCTGGTGATCGTCGGTTACGCCGTGGCGTTCTGGATGCTGACGCTGGTGGTGCGCAGCATCCCGGTGGGCGTGGCCTACGCGGTCTGGGCGGGCATGGGCATCGTCATGGTGAGCATCGCCGCGCTGCTCATCTACGGCCAGAAACTCGACCTGCCCGCCATCGCCGGCATGGGCCTGATCGTGGCGGGGGTTGTGGTCATTCAGTTGTTCTCAAAAACAGCGGGGCATTAA
- a CDS encoding metal ABC transporter ATPase, with translation MPRTLIRKNPNNFKTLPLFVEATPESLSYQSVGMPLNFSQTLLRRRKIEVENSERFSTELANLGVSVRLTLNWQNRDYWVLVRQRRQDRGDVVLKLISGYVPAHELNLPLHTAIQEVAEECLIETPQGWLGGRFNDTWLPAPYAAALHYREAMPFRLSPLSGAARPVRCGSMTLIERPHAYVHLPTASLQLIYDMRLEVPKEARPLSLFHVDEALENDQLVARLNRSKPDLYLMPLENGSPLPELYTLKNDKLSPAGTRGLYLAESFAAQDGWVVRDERIRWKDWLLQQGMTPPKPKKTGIKRRLKVGAKQLLRIARQKLHKT, from the coding sequence ATGCCGAGAACCCTGATTCGGAAAAACCCCAACAACTTCAAAACCCTGCCGTTATTCGTCGAAGCCACTCCCGAGAGTCTGAGCTACCAGAGCGTCGGGATGCCGCTGAACTTCTCCCAGACCCTGCTGCGTCGTCGCAAGATCGAGGTGGAGAACAGCGAGCGTTTTTCCACAGAACTGGCCAACCTCGGCGTGTCGGTACGGCTGACCCTCAACTGGCAGAATCGCGATTACTGGGTGCTGGTGCGTCAGCGTCGCCAAGACCGTGGCGACGTCGTGCTGAAACTGATTTCCGGGTACGTACCGGCACATGAACTGAACCTGCCGTTGCACACGGCCATCCAGGAAGTCGCCGAGGAATGCCTGATCGAAACACCACAAGGCTGGCTCGGCGGGCGTTTCAACGACACATGGCTGCCTGCGCCGTATGCCGCTGCGCTTCATTATCGCGAAGCCATGCCCTTTCGTTTGAGCCCGCTGTCGGGTGCCGCGCGGCCTGTACGGTGCGGCAGCATGACGTTGATCGAGCGCCCGCACGCCTACGTTCATTTGCCCACCGCGTCGTTGCAGCTGATCTACGACATGCGCCTGGAAGTCCCGAAAGAAGCCCGCCCGCTGAGCCTGTTTCATGTGGACGAAGCGCTGGAGAACGACCAACTGGTGGCGCGGCTCAACCGCAGCAAACCGGATCTGTACTTGATGCCGCTGGAAAACGGCTCGCCGCTGCCGGAGCTTTACACGCTCAAGAATGACAAGCTGTCACCTGCTGGCACGCGCGGGCTGTATCTGGCTGAAAGCTTTGCAGCTCAGGACGGATGGGTGGTGAGGGACGAACGCATTCGCTGGAAGGACTGGCTGTTACAACAGGGAATGACACCGCCGAAGCCAAAGAAGACCGGCATCAAGCGTCGATTGAAAGTGGGTGCCAAGCAACTGCTGCGCATTGCACGCCAGAAGCTGCATAAGACTTGA
- a CDS encoding NAD(P)/FAD-dependent oxidoreductase, with product MPSAISTDVLIVGAGVAGLWLNARLRRQGFSTVVVERASLGGGQTVKSQGIIHGGAKYALHGALSGASEAIADMPRRWREALSGKGELNLSGVRLLSEAHYLWSPGTIAGNLTSFFASKAVRGRVDQVKGTDLPPALQDPRFKGKVYRLAELVIDVPSLIERLAELAGDSLLAGEKIEPLLHEGELVGLRVDGRDIHAQRVVLSAGEGTADLLKALNVSHPAMQRRPLHMVMVKGPMLKPLYAHCLGGGPKPRITVTTHPAANGEWVWYLGGDISEAEGVAREPAEQIAAARKELSHLLPWVDLSQAQFATLRVDRAEPQQTGLVRPDNAFLDAQGRLMVGWPTKLALAPDFADRVLASLSRDDIHPIPQPPYKDLPKPPLAKPVWDVLLP from the coding sequence ATGCCATCCGCGATTTCCACTGACGTTCTGATTGTCGGCGCAGGCGTTGCCGGTCTCTGGCTCAATGCCCGCCTGCGTCGCCAGGGTTTCTCGACAGTCGTGGTGGAACGCGCCAGCCTCGGCGGCGGGCAGACGGTCAAATCCCAGGGGATCATTCACGGCGGCGCCAAATATGCGTTGCACGGGGCATTGTCGGGTGCCTCCGAAGCCATCGCTGACATGCCGCGCCGCTGGCGTGAAGCCTTGTCCGGCAAGGGTGAGTTGAACCTGTCGGGTGTACGCCTGCTTTCCGAAGCCCACTATCTCTGGTCGCCGGGCACCATCGCCGGCAACCTCACCAGCTTCTTCGCCAGCAAGGCCGTGCGTGGCCGTGTCGATCAGGTCAAAGGCACTGACTTGCCTCCCGCCCTTCAGGATCCGCGCTTCAAGGGCAAGGTCTATCGCCTCGCAGAGCTGGTGATCGACGTCCCGAGCCTGATCGAACGACTCGCAGAACTGGCCGGAGACAGCTTGCTGGCCGGCGAAAAAATCGAACCGCTGCTGCACGAAGGTGAACTGGTCGGCCTGCGCGTCGATGGTCGTGACATCCATGCCCAGCGTGTGGTGTTGAGCGCAGGCGAAGGCACCGCCGACCTGCTCAAGGCGCTGAACGTCAGCCATCCCGCGATGCAGCGGCGTCCGCTGCACATGGTCATGGTCAAAGGCCCGATGCTCAAGCCGTTGTACGCGCACTGCCTGGGCGGAGGTCCAAAGCCGCGGATCACGGTGACCACGCACCCGGCGGCCAATGGCGAGTGGGTCTGGTACCTGGGTGGCGATATTTCCGAAGCGGAAGGTGTCGCCCGCGAACCTGCCGAACAAATCGCGGCGGCCAGGAAAGAACTCTCTCATCTGCTGCCTTGGGTCGACCTCAGTCAGGCGCAGTTCGCCACGTTGCGCGTGGACCGTGCCGAGCCTCAACAAACCGGCCTGGTGCGCCCGGACAATGCGTTTCTTGATGCTCAGGGTCGGCTGATGGTGGGCTGGCCGACCAAGCTGGCACTGGCGCCCGACTTTGCCGATCGTGTACTGGCCTCGCTGTCGCGGGATGACATTCACCCGATCCCGCAACCGCCCTACAAGGATCTGCCCAAACCGCCACTCGCCAAACCTGTCTGGGATGTCTTGCTGCCATGA
- a CDS encoding LysR family transcriptional regulator: protein MQWNLEQIRLFVSVAEQRSFSAVARDSRRAQSAVSSAIALLETDLGVSLFDRSSGRQPRLTEAGGALLEEARELLRQCERLDGRALALMRGQEARLRLAHDEAMPYQPVLDSLEALDERFPSVEVQLASGAQGDVARKLLERRADLGLLFHHEQMPEALERRVLGSVEMVTVCAVDHPLASEPLINRQQLARHRQLLIAPQQSGYPGGEQLSPQVWRADSFYVMAELLMRGLGWAWLPRHVVQYPAYQNQMIELSSEWTPPALVVEMVWRRDEPLGPAARWLAECFTHHLKAIG, encoded by the coding sequence ATGCAATGGAACCTCGAACAGATCCGGCTGTTTGTGAGCGTCGCCGAACAGCGCTCGTTTTCCGCGGTGGCGCGGGATTCCAGGCGCGCGCAATCGGCAGTGAGCAGTGCGATTGCCCTGCTGGAAACCGACCTTGGGGTGAGCCTGTTCGATCGCAGCAGCGGGCGTCAGCCGCGCCTGACTGAGGCGGGCGGTGCGTTGCTGGAAGAAGCGCGGGAGTTGTTGCGCCAATGCGAACGCCTCGACGGCCGTGCGCTGGCGTTGATGCGCGGGCAGGAAGCGCGGCTGCGGCTCGCACACGACGAGGCCATGCCTTACCAGCCTGTGCTCGACAGTCTGGAGGCTCTGGACGAGCGTTTCCCCAGCGTCGAAGTGCAACTGGCCAGCGGCGCTCAGGGGGATGTCGCGCGCAAGCTGTTGGAGCGGCGCGCCGACCTCGGTCTGCTTTTTCATCACGAACAAATGCCCGAAGCGCTCGAACGGCGGGTGCTGGGCAGCGTGGAGATGGTCACGGTGTGTGCGGTCGATCACCCGCTGGCCAGCGAACCGCTGATCAACCGTCAACAATTGGCGCGGCATCGGCAATTGCTTATCGCGCCGCAGCAAAGTGGTTATCCCGGCGGCGAACAGTTGAGCCCGCAGGTGTGGCGAGCCGACAGCTTTTACGTCATGGCCGAGTTGCTGATGCGAGGTCTGGGCTGGGCCTGGCTGCCCCGTCACGTGGTGCAATACCCGGCCTACCAGAATCAGATGATCGAGTTGAGCAGCGAGTGGACGCCGCCCGCGCTGGTGGTCGAAATGGTCTGGCGCCGTGACGAACCGTTGGGGCCGGCCGCACGTTGGCTGGCAGAGTGTTTCACTCATCATCTGAAGGCCATTGGCTGA
- a CDS encoding TolC family outer membrane protein, with the protein MLRKLSLAIAVSCASSAMAGAADMPLPTKTGLVSVYQEAVNNNADLAAARASYDAQKEIVPQARAGLLPNISGGADVNNTRTKIDEPSAVINRSGTVYRATLSQPIFRADRWFQLKAAKDVNEQAMLQLSATEQNLILQSAEDYFSVLRAQDNLASTKAEEAAFKRQLDQANERFDVGLSDKTDVLQAQASYDTARAARIVAKRQVDDAFQALVTLTNREYNAIEGIVHTLPVLAPSPNDAKSWVDTAAQQNLNLLASNYAVSAAEETLRQRKAGHAPTVDAVAQYEKGDNDPLGFTNPNYTGQNFHGSVEQRTIGLQVNIPIYSGGLTSSQVREAYARLGQTEQQREGLRRQVVENTRNLHRAVNTDVEQVQARKQSIISNQSALEATEIGYQVGTRNIVDVLDAQRQLYASVRDYNNTRYDYILDNLRLKQAAGTLSPGDLQDLSRYLKPDYNPDKDFLPPDLAKEAAKNFERPTER; encoded by the coding sequence ATGCTGCGCAAACTTTCACTGGCCATTGCCGTATCCTGTGCTTCGAGTGCAATGGCCGGGGCAGCCGACATGCCGCTGCCGACCAAAACCGGTCTGGTCAGCGTCTATCAGGAAGCGGTGAACAACAACGCCGATCTGGCCGCTGCCCGCGCCAGCTACGACGCCCAGAAAGAAATCGTGCCTCAGGCCCGCGCCGGGTTGCTGCCGAATATTTCCGGCGGCGCCGATGTGAACAACACCCGCACCAAGATCGACGAGCCGTCTGCGGTCATCAACCGCAGTGGCACCGTGTATCGCGCGACGTTGAGCCAGCCGATCTTCCGCGCCGACCGCTGGTTCCAGCTCAAGGCCGCCAAGGATGTCAACGAACAGGCCATGCTGCAGCTCTCGGCCACGGAACAAAATCTGATTTTGCAGAGCGCCGAGGATTATTTTTCGGTCCTGCGTGCTCAGGACAACCTGGCCTCGACCAAAGCCGAAGAAGCGGCGTTTAAACGCCAGCTGGATCAGGCCAACGAGCGTTTCGACGTCGGCCTCTCGGACAAGACCGACGTGCTTCAGGCGCAGGCCAGCTATGACACTGCGCGCGCCGCACGGATTGTCGCCAAGCGTCAGGTGGACGACGCCTTTCAGGCTTTGGTAACCCTGACCAACCGCGAGTACAACGCCATTGAAGGCATCGTGCACACGCTGCCCGTGCTTGCGCCCTCGCCCAATGACGCCAAGTCGTGGGTCGACACGGCCGCTCAACAAAACCTGAATCTGCTGGCCAGCAATTACGCTGTCAGCGCGGCCGAAGAAACCCTGCGTCAGCGCAAGGCCGGGCATGCGCCGACGGTCGATGCGGTCGCCCAATACGAAAAAGGCGACAACGACCCATTGGGTTTCACCAACCCGAACTACACCGGGCAGAACTTCCACGGCAGCGTCGAACAACGCACCATCGGCCTGCAGGTCAACATCCCGATCTACAGTGGCGGCCTGACCAGTTCACAAGTACGCGAAGCCTATGCACGCCTCGGCCAGACCGAGCAACAGCGCGAAGGGCTGCGTCGTCAGGTGGTGGAAAACACGCGAAACCTGCATCGCGCGGTGAACACCGATGTCGAGCAGGTCCAGGCGCGCAAACAGTCGATCATCTCCAACCAGAGCGCGCTGGAAGCCACGGAAATCGGTTATCAGGTGGGGACTCGCAACATCGTCGACGTGCTCGACGCGCAGCGCCAGCTGTATGCGTCGGTGCGCGATTACAACAACACCCGCTATGACTACATCCTCGACAACCTGCGCTTGAAGCAAGCCGCCGGGACGTTGAGTCCAGGGGATTTGCAGGACCTTTCGCGTTACCTCAAGCCCGACTACAACCCGGACAAAGACTTCCTGCCGCCGGACCTGGCGAAGGAAGCGGCGAAGAATTTCGAGCGGCCGACTGAGCGGTAA
- the thiC gene encoding phosphomethylpyrimidine synthase ThiC, whose amino-acid sequence MSTTLKNANLSESAQVDSGSVQPFTRSQKIYVQGSRPDIRVPMREISLDVTPTDFGGEINAPVCVYDTSGPYTDPNVVIDVRKGLGEVRSAWINDRGDTERLDGLSSDFGQQRLADAELTKLRFAHVRNPRRAKAGANVSQMHYARQGIITAEMEYVAIRENMKLQEARAAGLLKQQHAGHSFGASIPKEITPEFVREEIARGRAIIPANINHVELEPMIIGRNFLVKINGNIGNSALGSSIEEEVAKLTWGIRWGSDTVMDLSTGKHIHETREWIIRNSPVPIGTVPIYQALEKVGGVAEDLTWELFRDTLIEQAEQGVDYFTIHAGVLLRYVPLTAKRVTGIVSRGGSIMAKWCLAHHKENFLYTHFDEICEIMKAYDVSFSLGDGLRPGSIADANDEAQFGELETLGELTKIAWKHDVQCMIEGPGHVPMQLIKENMDKQLECCDEAPFYTLGPLTTDIAPGYDHITSGIGAAMIGWFGCAMLCYVTPKEHLGLPNKEDVKTGIITYKIAAHAADLAKGHPGAQIRDNALSKARFEFRWEDQFNLGLDPDTARAYHDETLPKDSAKVAHFCSMCGPKFCSMKITQEVREYAANQKIEAVDLSVAEGMREQAERFRQEGSQLYKKV is encoded by the coding sequence ATGAGCACAACACTAAAAAACGCCAATCTGAGTGAGTCCGCCCAGGTCGATTCGGGGTCGGTTCAGCCGTTCACCCGCTCGCAAAAGATCTATGTTCAAGGTTCGCGCCCGGACATCCGCGTGCCGATGCGTGAAATCAGCCTTGATGTGACACCCACAGACTTCGGCGGCGAGATCAACGCGCCAGTTTGCGTCTACGACACCTCGGGCCCATACACCGACCCCAATGTCGTCATTGATGTACGCAAGGGCTTGGGCGAGGTGCGCTCGGCGTGGATCAACGACCGTGGCGACACCGAGCGTCTTGATGGTTTGAGTTCCGATTTCGGCCAGCAGCGCCTGGCCGATGCCGAGCTGACCAAGTTGCGCTTTGCTCATGTGCGCAATCCGCGCCGCGCCAAGGCCGGTGCCAACGTCAGCCAGATGCACTATGCGCGTCAGGGCATCATCACCGCCGAGATGGAATACGTCGCCATCCGCGAAAACATGAAGCTGCAAGAGGCCCGCGCCGCCGGCCTGTTGAAGCAGCAGCACGCCGGTCACAGCTTCGGCGCGAGCATTCCGAAAGAGATCACCCCTGAGTTCGTGCGCGAGGAAATCGCCCGTGGTCGCGCGATCATTCCGGCCAACATCAACCACGTCGAGCTTGAGCCAATGATCATCGGCCGTAACTTCCTGGTGAAGATCAACGGCAACATCGGCAACAGTGCGCTGGGTTCGTCCATCGAAGAGGAAGTGGCCAAACTGACGTGGGGCATCCGTTGGGGTTCCGACACCGTGATGGACCTGTCCACCGGCAAACACATTCACGAAACTCGCGAGTGGATCATCCGCAACTCGCCGGTGCCGATCGGCACGGTGCCGATTTATCAAGCGCTGGAAAAGGTCGGCGGTGTGGCCGAGGACCTGACTTGGGAGCTGTTCCGCGACACGCTGATCGAGCAGGCGGAGCAGGGTGTCGACTACTTCACCATCCACGCTGGCGTTCTGCTGCGCTACGTGCCGCTGACTGCCAAGCGCGTCACCGGGATCGTCAGCCGGGGCGGTTCGATCATGGCCAAATGGTGCCTGGCGCACCACAAGGAAAACTTCCTCTACACGCACTTCGACGAGATTTGCGAAATCATGAAGGCCTACGACGTCAGCTTCTCGCTGGGCGACGGGCTGCGCCCGGGTTCGATTGCCGATGCCAACGATGAAGCGCAATTCGGCGAGCTGGAGACCCTTGGCGAACTGACCAAGATCGCCTGGAAGCACGACGTGCAATGCATGATCGAAGGCCCGGGCCACGTACCGATGCAGTTGATCAAAGAGAACATGGACAAGCAGCTGGAGTGCTGTGACGAGGCACCGTTCTACACCCTCGGGCCGCTGACTACCGACATTGCACCGGGTTACGACCACATCACCTCGGGCATCGGCGCGGCCATGATCGGCTGGTTCGGTTGCGCGATGCTGTGCTACGTGACGCCGAAGGAACACTTGGGTCTGCCGAACAAGGAGGACGTGAAGACCGGGATCATCACCTACAAGATCGCGGCCCACGCCGCGGACCTGGCGAAAGGGCATCCGGGCGCGCAGATTCGCGATAACGCCTTGAGCAAGGCACGCTTCGAATTCCGTTGGGAAGACCAGTTCAACCTCGGTCTGGACCCTGACACCGCACGTGCCTATCACGACGAAACCCTGCCAAAGGACTCGGCCAAGGTCGCGCATTTTTGCTCGATGTGCGGGCCGAAATTCTGCTCCATGAAGATCACCCAGGAAGTCCGCGAATACGCGGCCAACCAGAAGATCGAGGCGGTGGATCTGTCGGTGGCCGAAGGCATGCGCGAGCAGGCCGAGCGGTTCAGGCAGGAAGGCAGTCAGCTTTACAAGAAGGTTTAA
- the hldE gene encoding bifunctional D-glycero-beta-D-manno-heptose-7-phosphate kinase/D-glycero-beta-D-manno-heptose 1-phosphate adenylyltransferase HldE has product MKLSMPRFDQAPVLVVGDVMLDRYWHGGTSRISPEAPVPVVKVDQIEDRPGGAANVALNIAALGAKASLVGVTGQDEAAESLSNSLHAAGVTARFQRIAHQPTIVKLRVMSRHQQLLRIDFEEPFATDALSLSQEVDSLLEGVKVLVLSDYGKGALKNHQVLIKAARDRGIPVLADPKGKDFAIYRGASVITPNLSEFEAIVGHCVDEAELVAKGAQLMAELELGALLVTRGEHGMTLLRPDQPALHLPARAREVFDVTGAGDTVISTLAAAIAAGEELPHAVALANLAAGIVVGKLGTAAISAPELRRAIQRAEGSERGVLSLDQLLLAIDDARAHNEKIVFTNGCFDILHAGHVTYLEQARAQGDRLIVAVNDDASVSRLKGPGRPINSVDRRMAVLAGLGAVDWVISFPEGTPENLLTHVKPDVLVKGGDYGVDQVVGAEIVKAYGGEVRVLGLVANSSTTAIVEKIRGQ; this is encoded by the coding sequence ATGAAGTTGTCCATGCCGCGTTTCGATCAGGCACCAGTGCTGGTAGTGGGCGATGTCATGCTCGACCGCTACTGGCATGGCGGTACCTCCAGGATTTCCCCTGAAGCCCCGGTGCCGGTGGTCAAGGTCGATCAGATCGAAGACCGTCCGGGCGGCGCCGCCAACGTTGCCTTGAACATCGCCGCACTGGGCGCCAAAGCCTCCCTCGTGGGCGTTACCGGCCAGGACGAAGCGGCTGAAAGCCTGAGCAACAGCCTTCACGCTGCGGGCGTAACGGCGCGTTTCCAGCGCATTGCTCACCAGCCCACCATCGTCAAATTGCGGGTCATGAGCCGCCACCAGCAGCTGCTGCGTATCGACTTCGAAGAACCGTTTGCGACCGACGCGCTGTCGTTGAGCCAGGAAGTGGATTCGTTGCTCGAAGGCGTCAAGGTGCTGGTGCTGTCCGACTACGGCAAAGGCGCGTTGAAGAACCATCAGGTGTTGATCAAAGCGGCGCGCGACCGTGGCATCCCTGTCCTGGCCGATCCGAAGGGCAAGGATTTTGCGATCTATCGCGGCGCCAGCGTCATCACGCCAAACCTGAGCGAATTTGAAGCCATCGTCGGACATTGTGTCGATGAAGCCGAGTTGGTCGCCAAAGGTGCGCAACTGATGGCTGAGCTCGAGCTGGGTGCTTTGCTGGTGACCCGTGGTGAGCACGGCATGACACTGCTGCGCCCTGACCAGCCAGCGCTGCATCTGCCTGCGCGTGCTCGCGAAGTGTTCGACGTCACCGGTGCCGGTGACACGGTGATTTCCACCCTGGCGGCGGCCATTGCAGCGGGCGAAGAGTTACCGCATGCCGTGGCGTTGGCCAACCTGGCGGCGGGTATCGTCGTCGGCAAGCTAGGTACGGCGGCCATCAGCGCCCCTGAACTGCGTCGCGCCATTCAGCGCGCCGAGGGTTCCGAGCGAGGCGTGCTAAGCCTGGATCAGTTGCTGCTGGCCATCGACGACGCGCGCGCGCACAACGAGAAGATCGTCTTCACCAACGGTTGCTTCGACATCCTGCATGCGGGCCATGTGACCTACCTCGAACAGGCTCGCGCCCAAGGCGATCGTCTGATCGTCGCGGTCAACGACGATGCCTCCGTCAGCCGCCTCAAGGGTCCGGGCCGTCCGATCAACAGCGTGGACCGGCGGATGGCGGTTCTGGCGGGTCTGGGTGCGGTGGATTGGGTCATCAGCTTCCCTGAAGGCACGCCGGAAAACCTGCTGACTCACGTCAAGCCAGACGTGCTGGTCAAGGGCGGCGATTACGGTGTCGATCAGGTGGTTGGCGCCGAGATCGTCAAGGCGTATGGCGGCGAAGTGCGGGTACTGGGCCTGGTGGCTAACAGCTCTACGACTGCGATTGTCGAGAAGATTCGCGGGCAGTAA